One segment of Desulfovibrio inopinatus DSM 10711 DNA contains the following:
- the bioA gene encoding adenosylmethionine--8-amino-7-oxononanoate transaminase, which produces MNPYGVFVTGTDTEIGKTIVSAILVKALGAAYFKPIQTGCHIDDDTATVSRLAGLSPSETFPPCYSLIEPLSPQASAACENTVVDPARIVLPQTDRPLIVEGAGGVFVPVNDGVLYVDVMAQLDLPVILVARSGLGTINHTLLSLEALRSRGLHVAGVIMSGELNPGNRQAIEEFGRVRVLLEVPKLDTVTPETIATFAAGINLDPQIIFGQPTTIAQDNIVDLDKKHVWHPFTQAQTAPNPINIVRASGATLYTDTGKTLIDCISSWWVTTHGHAHPDVSAAIAAQAETLEQVIFADFTHPPAARLAQAVTSLLPGGLDRLFYSDNGSTAVEIALKMAHQYWRNTGDTQRVRFAAFQGGYHGDTVGAMSVGLSCGFYRGFENLTFHVDFLPYPATWDDDKAIESKENQAIEAIYAYMEQYAGQVAGIIIEPLIQGASGMRMCRPEFLRRLEKAASDCNTLVIYDEVMTGFGRTGDLFACRVAGTTPDLICLSKGLSAGFLPLAATVCRSSLYEAFLGDTFDRAFAHGHSFTANPIGCAAGLASLRVMEKENTLGRIAEINAIHRTRLDAIQSHPLVEKTRLRGSIAAFEIKTHDAAATAKLNASLKKFFMDEGFFLRPLGNIVYLMPPYCLSHEDLHGTWNVIERALERL; this is translated from the coding sequence ATGAACCCTTACGGAGTATTTGTAACAGGAACGGACACAGAGATAGGAAAGACCATTGTCAGCGCCATCTTGGTTAAAGCACTCGGTGCAGCCTACTTCAAGCCAATACAAACCGGATGCCATATAGACGACGATACGGCCACCGTGAGCCGACTTGCCGGATTGAGCCCCAGTGAGACCTTTCCGCCCTGCTATTCGCTCATTGAACCGCTTTCTCCTCAAGCCAGTGCAGCGTGTGAAAACACCGTTGTGGATCCGGCTCGCATTGTTTTGCCCCAAACAGATAGACCACTTATTGTGGAAGGCGCTGGCGGTGTGTTTGTTCCGGTCAATGACGGAGTTCTGTATGTCGATGTCATGGCGCAACTAGACCTCCCGGTCATCCTTGTTGCCCGGAGCGGACTTGGTACAATCAACCACACTCTTCTCAGCCTGGAAGCTTTACGAAGTCGAGGACTCCACGTCGCGGGTGTCATCATGTCGGGAGAACTGAATCCCGGTAATCGTCAGGCCATTGAAGAATTTGGTCGTGTCCGCGTGCTCTTGGAAGTCCCCAAACTCGATACGGTAACTCCTGAGACGATTGCCACATTCGCCGCCGGAATCAATCTTGACCCTCAGATAATTTTCGGACAGCCCACCACCATTGCACAGGACAACATAGTTGATCTGGACAAAAAACATGTTTGGCACCCCTTCACACAGGCGCAAACAGCGCCGAATCCTATTAATATTGTGCGCGCCAGTGGGGCAACGCTCTATACCGACACCGGGAAAACACTTATTGACTGCATTTCGTCCTGGTGGGTCACCACGCATGGCCATGCCCATCCCGATGTCTCCGCCGCCATTGCTGCACAAGCCGAAACACTGGAACAGGTCATTTTCGCCGACTTCACGCATCCCCCTGCGGCTCGTCTCGCACAAGCTGTGACGTCCCTGCTTCCTGGAGGGCTCGATAGACTTTTTTATTCCGATAACGGATCAACAGCCGTCGAAATTGCTTTGAAAATGGCGCACCAGTACTGGCGAAATACTGGAGATACGCAACGAGTTCGTTTTGCCGCGTTTCAGGGCGGGTATCACGGCGATACGGTCGGAGCGATGTCTGTCGGATTGTCGTGTGGATTTTACCGAGGATTTGAAAATCTGACTTTCCATGTAGACTTTTTACCCTATCCGGCCACATGGGACGACGACAAAGCCATTGAATCCAAAGAAAATCAGGCCATTGAAGCGATCTACGCGTATATGGAACAATATGCGGGACAAGTCGCCGGAATTATCATTGAACCTTTGATCCAGGGAGCGTCGGGGATGCGTATGTGCCGCCCCGAATTCTTGCGACGACTGGAAAAAGCCGCCTCGGATTGCAATACGCTGGTTATCTATGATGAAGTCATGACCGGATTCGGCCGTACAGGTGACCTGTTCGCCTGCCGTGTGGCCGGCACAACCCCCGACCTTATCTGTTTATCCAAAGGCCTCTCTGCCGGTTTCCTTCCGTTGGCCGCAACGGTTTGCCGCAGCTCGCTCTATGAAGCCTTTCTGGGAGACACCTTTGATCGTGCCTTTGCCCACGGGCATTCCTTCACAGCCAACCCTATCGGGTGCGCCGCCGGCCTGGCCTCGTTGCGCGTCATGGAAAAGGAAAACACTTTGGGACGTATCGCAGAAATAAACGCGATTCATCGTACGCGTCTTGATGCGATACAATCTCATCCGTTGGTTGAAAAAACACGACTGCGCGGCTCCATTGCAGCATTCGAGATCAAAACACACGATGCCGCCGCCACGGCAAAACTCAATGCGTCCTTGAAAAAATTCTTTATGGACGAAGGATTCTTTCTGCGCCCCTTGGGCAATATCGTCTATCTCATGCCACCGTACTGCCTGTCACATGAAGACTTGCATGGGACGTGGAATGTCATTGAACGCGCTTTAGAGCGCTTGTAA
- a CDS encoding MauE/DoxX family redox-associated membrane protein has protein sequence MRIALSVCRIVFGLLFVVASVDKIMHPAAFVDIVGNYRLLPDGIIVPFALILPWLELVAGVALIVGKAKEGAYVILLALTVGFLAALISTLIRGIDINCGCFSTSGTGASLYWDIGRDLVILIIGLAAGKDVFQQNPRLGRRLQAL, from the coding sequence ATGAGAATCGCGTTGAGTGTGTGTCGAATTGTCTTTGGTCTTCTTTTTGTTGTCGCTTCGGTTGACAAAATTATGCATCCAGCTGCGTTTGTTGATATTGTGGGTAATTATCGACTGTTACCTGATGGCATCATTGTTCCGTTTGCCCTGATTTTGCCGTGGCTTGAATTGGTCGCCGGGGTTGCCTTGATTGTGGGAAAAGCCAAGGAAGGAGCCTATGTCATTTTGCTGGCCTTGACCGTTGGCTTTCTTGCAGCGCTTATTTCGACGCTTATCAGGGGAATCGATATCAACTGTGGATGTTTCAGTACATCGGGCACGGGGGCTTCGCTCTATTGGGATATAGGACGTGATCTTGTTATCTTGATCATTGGCCTTGCCGCGGGAAAAGATGTGTTTCAGCAGAACCCGCGGCTTGGCCGGAGATTACAAGCGCTCTAA
- a CDS encoding rhodanese-like domain-containing protein, giving the protein MANWKWKGIRAGLQAFGLLLLAVILAYASDMVRPYFGGQSLHNSVESAKSNAPRQLTIEEAKRLLDEHQAIFVDARSSEEFSQGHIPTAMNVPQEAIYGDFEAAVSNIPKSNLILVYCSDAACSKSHEVAEGLVFLEFPNVAVMPDGMTGWIHSGGDVEVTQ; this is encoded by the coding sequence GTGGCCAATTGGAAATGGAAAGGAATCCGGGCAGGCCTGCAGGCATTCGGATTATTACTCTTGGCCGTGATTCTTGCCTATGCAAGTGACATGGTGCGACCCTATTTCGGCGGGCAGTCGCTCCACAACTCCGTGGAATCGGCGAAAAGTAATGCTCCACGCCAGCTTACCATTGAAGAAGCGAAACGTCTTTTGGATGAGCATCAAGCGATATTTGTGGATGCCCGTTCTTCCGAGGAATTTTCCCAGGGACATATTCCGACGGCCATGAATGTACCACAGGAAGCGATCTACGGTGATTTTGAAGCTGCTGTTTCGAATATTCCCAAGTCGAATTTGATTCTTGTCTATTGCAGTGATGCTGCGTGTTCAAAGAGTCATGAGGTTGCTGAAGGGCTTGTTTTCCTAGAATTTCCCAACGTTGCTGTCATGCCGGACGGTATGACGGGGTGGATTCATTCCGGAGGCGACGTGGAGGTCACGCAATGA
- a CDS encoding rhodanese-like domain-containing protein, translating into MNPGPYLEYFQFLLRRLFGGSFMNQPSGSNSASNMTVEETKTYIQNHNRDTFTLLDVRQDWEYEEFHLPGAQLIPLAELTDRMNELPQGKPTITYCASGKRSAAAASLLAGQGFTAINMLGGAMAWNGHTVEVPADFGMQFFTGNETPLQLFQLAYAMEDGLERFYQELAGRIEQPDVRELFTRLAGFEEKHKALVFTLAKRANTGISDENELKTNQFSNVMEGGATSSEKIQDALPSTIHAALEYAMQFEAMALDLYMRYAAKAEVEETAHALTELADEEKRHLHALGQLMQRYPVLERNS; encoded by the coding sequence ATGAACCCAGGACCGTATCTTGAGTATTTCCAATTTTTACTACGCCGACTCTTCGGAGGATCGTTTATGAATCAACCATCAGGGAGCAATTCGGCCTCGAATATGACGGTCGAGGAAACCAAAACCTATATTCAAAATCACAACCGAGACACCTTCACCCTGCTCGATGTGCGGCAAGATTGGGAATATGAAGAGTTTCACCTTCCCGGAGCGCAACTCATCCCGCTAGCTGAATTGACCGACCGAATGAACGAACTTCCCCAAGGTAAACCGACTATCACATATTGCGCGTCCGGCAAACGAAGCGCAGCGGCGGCCTCTTTGTTGGCCGGGCAAGGATTTACGGCTATCAATATGCTCGGAGGAGCCATGGCCTGGAATGGGCACACCGTTGAAGTCCCCGCGGATTTCGGTATGCAATTTTTCACAGGCAATGAAACACCGCTCCAATTATTCCAATTGGCTTACGCCATGGAGGACGGTCTGGAACGCTTTTACCAAGAACTGGCTGGCCGTATCGAGCAGCCCGATGTCCGGGAACTGTTTACAAGACTGGCCGGATTCGAAGAAAAACACAAGGCCCTTGTCTTCACCCTTGCAAAACGGGCAAATACAGGTATCTCAGACGAAAATGAATTAAAAACCAATCAATTCAGCAATGTCATGGAAGGTGGTGCGACCTCTTCGGAAAAAATTCAAGATGCGCTCCCTTCGACCATCCATGCCGCTTTGGAATATGCCATGCAATTTGAAGCAATGGCGCTTGACCTGTATATGCGTTATGCAGCCAAGGCCGAAGTCGAGGAAACAGCCCATGCATTAACCGAACTCGCCGACGAAGAAAAACGCCACTTGCACGCGTTGGGACAACTCATGCAGCGTTACCCCGTTCTCGAACGAAACTCATAA
- a CDS encoding YccF domain-containing protein, with translation MQPVNFLLNILWLILGGIWLGIGWYLAGLIMIVTIIGIPWARACFVIGNLAFWPFGKQIVSREFVTGQEDVGTGPLGFIGNILWFIFAGVWLAIGHVTAALANFITIIGIPFAIQHLKLAMIALAPIGKTVIDIDDDVRGQRLF, from the coding sequence ATGCAACCTGTGAATTTCCTCCTGAATATTCTTTGGCTCATCTTAGGTGGTATCTGGCTTGGTATTGGATGGTATCTTGCCGGACTTATTATGATCGTTACGATCATTGGCATTCCATGGGCCAGAGCCTGTTTTGTCATCGGAAATCTTGCCTTTTGGCCATTTGGCAAACAAATTGTGAGCCGCGAATTCGTCACCGGGCAAGAAGATGTCGGCACGGGACCACTTGGCTTTATCGGTAATATTTTGTGGTTCATCTTTGCTGGCGTTTGGTTGGCTATCGGCCATGTGACAGCCGCTCTCGCGAACTTCATCACGATTATCGGTATTCCTTTCGCCATTCAGCACCTCAAACTTGCCATGATTGCTCTGGCACCAATTGGCAAAACCGTCATTGATATCGACGACGATGTACGCGGACAACGCCTGTTTTAG
- a CDS encoding peptidoglycan-binding domain-containing protein: MTRRWAIGVMIFALLAVFSLPQTSDAQRYPKNIIRQTQATLNARGFYSGGVDGIWGPKTARAVRQFQAANGLPVTGTLEPGTIQALGLPAPPGPRPY, encoded by the coding sequence ATGACAAGACGATGGGCAATTGGAGTGATGATTTTTGCGCTTTTGGCTGTTTTCAGCCTACCGCAAACCAGTGATGCACAACGATATCCCAAAAACATCATCCGACAAACTCAGGCGACACTCAATGCCCGCGGTTTTTATTCAGGTGGAGTTGATGGAATTTGGGGCCCCAAAACAGCACGTGCTGTTCGACAGTTCCAGGCTGCCAATGGACTGCCTGTTACCGGAACGCTGGAACCGGGAACGATTCAAGCCTTAGGGCTTCCCGCTCCTCCGGGACCACGACCGTATTAA
- a CDS encoding flavodoxin family protein, which yields MHNVEMNTDTKILGVEGSPRKNGNSHHLLRAILEGVTMEDNTSTHCVHLRDYRYEPCIGCEKCRKDKICTRFHDGMTLLYPELLNSRGLVLISPVHNYNITAWMKAFIDRLYCFYEFKDTRPRQWSSNLAEQGRKAVIVAIAEQENKKDMGFALDAMHMPLEALGYEIITEIPVLKIFDRGGIQSHPDILEKAKQSGAQLAHTLRHRS from the coding sequence ATGCATAACGTAGAAATGAATACCGACACAAAGATTTTAGGCGTTGAAGGCAGTCCACGAAAGAACGGGAACTCTCATCATTTACTTCGAGCCATTCTCGAAGGTGTTACCATGGAAGACAACACCTCGACACATTGTGTTCACCTTCGTGACTACAGGTATGAGCCATGTATCGGGTGCGAAAAATGTCGCAAAGATAAGATTTGCACGCGTTTTCATGACGGTATGACGTTGTTGTATCCTGAATTATTGAACAGCCGTGGACTTGTCCTGATCTCTCCCGTGCATAATTACAATATCACAGCATGGATGAAGGCATTTATAGATCGTCTGTATTGTTTTTATGAATTTAAGGATACGAGACCCCGGCAATGGTCCAGCAACCTTGCCGAGCAGGGCCGAAAGGCTGTGATTGTCGCTATTGCCGAGCAAGAGAATAAAAAAGACATGGGATTTGCTTTAGACGCCATGCATATGCCACTTGAAGCGCTTGGCTACGAAATTATCACCGAAATTCCGGTACTGAAAATTTTTGATCGTGGCGGTATTCAATCGCATCCAGACATACTGGAGAAGGCAAAACAAAGTGGAGCACAATTAGCACACACTTTGCGTCACCGCTCATAA
- a CDS encoding glycerol-3-phosphate dehydrogenase/oxidase, with the protein MDRNSSIDHVTSFDGYWDVVIVGGGATGLGVGVDAAQRGYKTLLLEQEDFAKGTSSRSTKLVHGGVRYLRQGNISLVFEALHERGLLSQNAPHLVSHQAFIVPSFVWWDGPFYGAGLKAYDLLAGKLGLGPSKMLSKEETLRRIPNLEPNGLRGGVVYFDGQFDDSRMAVNLAQTMEEHGGVALNYAKVKGLLKAGRMVDGVVVQDRETGREIDVHARVVVNATGVFVDDLLKMDNPEARSIVAPSQGVHLVFDKEFLPGDTAIMVPHTTDGRVLFAVPWHDKVVVGTTDTPVSAVNLEPRALDEEIDFILVNAARYMAKDPSRSDIKSVFAGLRPLVKGEEGQSTAQLSRDHHLVVSPTGLVTITGGKWTTYRRMAEDTVNHAALVAGLPERECSTKSLKVHGWLKNVDRADPLHVYGSDGIYVKKLMKSDPLLAEKLHANLPYVKAEVVWAVREEMARTVEDVLARRTRALFLDAKASIEAAPETARLIAKERGLGDDWVQEQVAAYNDLAKGYCMS; encoded by the coding sequence GTGGATAGAAATTCATCAATCGATCACGTGACGAGTTTTGATGGATATTGGGATGTCGTTATCGTGGGTGGTGGAGCAACAGGTCTTGGCGTTGGTGTGGATGCCGCGCAACGCGGATATAAAACATTACTGCTTGAGCAGGAAGATTTCGCAAAAGGGACATCGAGCCGCAGCACGAAACTCGTGCATGGTGGAGTTCGCTATCTTCGCCAAGGTAATATTTCACTCGTCTTTGAGGCACTTCATGAGCGCGGTTTACTGAGTCAGAATGCCCCACATCTTGTGAGTCACCAAGCATTTATCGTTCCTTCATTTGTATGGTGGGATGGTCCGTTCTACGGTGCAGGACTGAAAGCCTACGACCTGCTCGCCGGTAAATTGGGACTTGGTCCGTCGAAGATGTTGTCTAAAGAAGAAACCTTGCGACGTATTCCCAATCTTGAACCCAACGGCTTACGCGGTGGTGTTGTTTACTTTGATGGGCAGTTCGATGATTCCCGCATGGCTGTTAACCTTGCGCAAACAATGGAAGAGCATGGCGGCGTTGCGTTGAACTACGCCAAGGTGAAGGGCTTACTGAAAGCTGGACGCATGGTGGATGGCGTTGTGGTGCAGGACCGGGAAACCGGTCGTGAAATAGACGTCCATGCGCGGGTGGTCGTCAATGCGACAGGAGTATTCGTTGACGATCTTTTGAAGATGGACAATCCCGAGGCCCGAAGCATTGTCGCTCCAAGCCAAGGGGTGCATCTTGTGTTCGACAAGGAATTTCTGCCTGGTGATACAGCAATAATGGTGCCGCACACGACAGATGGCCGGGTGCTTTTTGCTGTGCCTTGGCATGATAAAGTCGTCGTAGGCACGACGGACACACCCGTCAGTGCTGTAAACCTTGAACCGCGTGCATTAGATGAAGAAATTGATTTTATTTTAGTCAATGCAGCACGGTACATGGCCAAAGATCCATCCCGTAGTGATATCAAAAGTGTGTTCGCGGGATTGCGTCCTTTAGTGAAAGGAGAAGAAGGCCAGAGCACCGCGCAGTTGTCTCGAGATCATCACCTCGTTGTATCTCCGACGGGACTCGTGACAATTACTGGTGGCAAATGGACGACATATCGGCGGATGGCCGAAGATACTGTCAACCACGCTGCACTTGTGGCCGGTTTACCTGAACGAGAGTGTTCGACGAAGTCCTTAAAGGTTCATGGTTGGCTTAAGAATGTAGATCGCGCCGACCCGCTCCATGTGTATGGTTCTGACGGAATTTATGTGAAGAAACTCATGAAGAGCGATCCTCTCTTGGCAGAAAAGCTCCATGCAAATCTTCCGTATGTGAAAGCGGAGGTTGTATGGGCCGTACGAGAAGAGATGGCCCGAACTGTAGAAGACGTTTTAGCCAGACGGACCAGAGCGCTTTTCCTCGACGCGAAAGCAAGTATTGAAGCCGCTCCGGAAACGGCCCGCCTTATTGCTAAAGAACGCGGTCTGGGTGACGATTGGGTGCAGGAACAAGTCGCAGCATATAACGATCTCGCCAAAGGGTATTGTATGTCGTAA
- a CDS encoding TlyA family RNA methyltransferase encodes MAKTKIRADQLAADLGLAESRERAKRLIMAGQIVYYEHDIRRPVDKPGRQFTPDTVLELVEQERFVSRGGYKLLTGLEAFQLDVTGAVCLDAGASTGGFTDCLLQHGAARVYAVDVGRGQLHEKLLADERVISMEKVNLRLAGPDLLPEPVNVVVSDVSFISLTKVLPAIVPMMASHAEMVVLVKPQFELGPEAVIKGVVRDEAKQQEAIELVRACVENALGLVWKGCVPSKIKGPKGNQEYLAWIQKQQ; translated from the coding sequence GTGGCCAAAACAAAGATTCGTGCCGATCAGTTAGCTGCCGACCTCGGTTTGGCTGAAAGCCGTGAGCGAGCCAAACGACTCATCATGGCGGGGCAGATCGTCTACTACGAGCATGATATTCGCCGGCCGGTCGATAAGCCCGGTCGGCAGTTTACCCCTGATACGGTGCTTGAACTTGTCGAGCAAGAACGGTTTGTCAGCCGTGGGGGATATAAGCTGCTTACCGGGCTCGAGGCCTTTCAACTTGATGTGACCGGAGCAGTTTGTCTGGACGCTGGAGCTTCCACCGGGGGATTTACCGACTGTCTGCTTCAGCACGGTGCCGCTCGTGTGTATGCTGTCGATGTTGGCAGAGGGCAGCTTCACGAAAAGTTGCTTGCCGACGAACGCGTCATATCCATGGAGAAGGTGAACTTGCGTTTAGCTGGGCCTGACCTGTTGCCTGAGCCCGTCAACGTCGTTGTTTCAGACGTCTCATTTATATCGTTGACAAAAGTGTTGCCAGCGATTGTGCCGATGATGGCGTCGCATGCCGAAATGGTTGTCCTCGTCAAACCACAATTCGAGCTTGGCCCTGAAGCCGTCATAAAAGGTGTTGTACGGGACGAAGCAAAGCAGCAAGAAGCGATCGAACTCGTGCGCGCATGTGTCGAAAACGCACTTGGTCTCGTGTGGAAAGGCTGCGTTCCCTCCAAAATCAAAGGCCCAAAGGGCAATCAGGAATACCTCGCCTGGATTCAGAAACAGCAATAA
- the thrC gene encoding threonine synthase: MSIDIFPSYRGSMEYYCLGCSARYDINELHYTCPKCGGVFLLEDLDFEALKEDDGEVWRKRFDARACSKDASLRGIFRYYEIMAPVLDPEDIVFLGEGHTPIIPASKALTEKLGVSMSYKNDGQNPSASFKDRGMACAFSYLKALVRKHGWDSVLTVCASTGDTSAAAALYAAYVGDPITSVVILPQGKVTPQQLAQPLGSGAVVLEVPGVFDDCMKVVEHLADNYRVALLNSKNAWRILGQESYAFEVAQWYNWEMADKAVFVPIGNAGNVTAIMSGFLKLHSLGVIDTLPRIFGVQSSHADPVYRYYKAPKSEDRKYEPVSVTPSVAQAAMIGNPVSFPRVKYFADRYEALGGAGSFQVIQVEEQAIIEGMLLANRHGHISCTQGGECLAGLIAAKELGLITTETAILDATAHSLKFIGFQDMYFTDSFPDAYGITPKKEFVNAPELVIEAAEKERLSEKEYTLKAAEAVVARLGLDRKG; encoded by the coding sequence ATGAGTATCGACATTTTTCCTTCTTATCGCGGCTCCATGGAATATTATTGCCTGGGGTGCTCGGCCAGATACGATATTAATGAACTGCATTATACCTGCCCCAAATGTGGCGGGGTGTTTCTTTTGGAAGACCTTGATTTCGAGGCACTCAAGGAAGATGACGGCGAAGTGTGGCGTAAGCGGTTCGATGCACGGGCATGCAGCAAAGACGCGTCACTCCGTGGTATTTTTCGGTACTATGAAATTATGGCTCCGGTGCTCGATCCGGAAGACATTGTATTCCTTGGCGAAGGACACACCCCCATTATTCCAGCTTCCAAGGCGTTGACTGAAAAGCTTGGCGTTTCCATGAGCTATAAAAACGATGGGCAGAATCCAAGCGCCTCGTTCAAAGATCGTGGAATGGCTTGTGCGTTCAGTTATTTGAAAGCGCTCGTTCGTAAACATGGCTGGGATTCGGTACTGACGGTTTGTGCATCTACAGGTGATACATCGGCAGCAGCGGCATTGTATGCCGCATATGTCGGCGATCCCATTACATCTGTTGTCATTCTTCCTCAGGGAAAAGTCACTCCGCAACAACTTGCCCAGCCTTTGGGAAGTGGTGCCGTGGTGCTTGAAGTTCCAGGTGTGTTCGATGACTGCATGAAGGTTGTTGAGCATTTGGCCGACAACTACCGCGTTGCCTTGCTTAATTCCAAGAATGCTTGGCGTATTCTCGGACAGGAATCGTACGCTTTCGAAGTCGCACAGTGGTATAATTGGGAAATGGCCGACAAGGCTGTGTTCGTCCCAATCGGGAATGCCGGAAATGTTACGGCGATTATGAGCGGTTTCCTCAAATTGCATTCCCTTGGCGTCATTGACACATTACCGCGGATTTTCGGGGTGCAGTCGTCGCATGCCGACCCTGTCTATCGCTATTACAAAGCTCCCAAATCGGAAGATCGGAAGTATGAACCCGTCAGCGTGACACCAAGTGTGGCGCAGGCCGCCATGATCGGGAATCCGGTTTCGTTCCCACGGGTAAAATATTTTGCTGATCGTTATGAAGCTCTCGGTGGTGCGGGGAGTTTTCAGGTGATTCAAGTTGAAGAACAGGCCATCATTGAAGGGATGCTCTTGGCGAATCGGCACGGCCATATCAGTTGCACGCAAGGCGGGGAATGCCTGGCCGGACTTATTGCCGCCAAGGAACTCGGTCTCATCACGACGGAAACGGCAATTCTTGACGCCACGGCACATAGCCTCAAGTTTATCGGCTTTCAGGATATGTACTTCACGGACAGTTTCCCCGATGCCTATGGCATTACGCCGAAGAAAGAATTCGTCAACGCCCCGGAACTCGTCATCGAAGCGGCCGAAAAAGAGCGGTTGTCGGAAAAAGAATATACCCTCAAGGCGGCTGAAGCTGTTGTCGCTCGACTGGGACTTGACCGCAAGGGCTAA
- a CDS encoding DUF456 domain-containing protein, whose protein sequence is MSIFAAVLFLLVLFAVLGLHIFSLPANWIILALVGLWGWTHPALHLGTLFYVGLVGLALFGEILEFVAQYIGGKKYGGTSRGNIGSLIGALAGAILGTPFLLGIGALIGAIAGAYAGSFIFEYGHCRSAQECHRAAMGAMFGKVLGIVVKIGAGAIMFGMTARAIWPQ, encoded by the coding sequence ATGAGTATATTTGCGGCTGTCCTGTTTCTTCTCGTCCTGTTTGCCGTTCTCGGTCTCCATATCTTCAGTTTGCCGGCCAACTGGATTATTTTGGCGTTGGTTGGTCTTTGGGGATGGACGCACCCCGCATTGCATTTGGGAACTCTTTTTTATGTAGGGTTAGTGGGGCTAGCCCTGTTCGGCGAAATACTTGAATTCGTCGCGCAGTATATTGGTGGCAAGAAATACGGCGGAACAAGCCGAGGGAATATCGGTTCGCTCATTGGCGCTCTTGCCGGAGCGATCCTTGGGACACCATTTCTTTTGGGTATTGGCGCGTTGATTGGTGCCATTGCCGGAGCGTATGCCGGAAGTTTCATCTTTGAATACGGTCATTGTCGTAGCGCACAAGAATGCCATCGTGCCGCCATGGGAGCTATGTTCGGCAAAGTGCTCGGCATTGTCGTCAAAATTGGTGCTGGCGCTATCATGTTTGGGATGACGGCTCGGGCTATATGGCCGCAATAA